The nucleotide window GAAGATGAAATTTTTAAAACACCAATATCACGGTTTATTTCAATCAAAACCCCCTACAACCCAAACGAGTTCTACCCCTACTTCAATGAACAAAGAATCCTTGAAAGACTTTATGAAACTGGAACTTGTGATAAAAAAGCTACAAATGAAGCTAATATTGAAGTTTTACTAGGAAATAAATGGATACCTCAAGAACAAAGTTGGAAAATTAATAAAGAATAAATAGATTCAAACAGAACTGTTACTTATTTAAATCTTACAAATGCTTATAATGGATTAAATAATAAAAAATCAATTCTAATAAATATAACTTACTCTCATTTAACCACTAAAAGTGTAGATTAATAGGAGTTGTGTTAATCTCATAATATTTTATTTTCAGGATTAAAAAAATATGAACAAAAAATTGTTTACGCTAAAAGATTTATGCAAAGATTATGAAAATACTCCAATTTTAAAAAATATAAATCTAGATATTTATGAAGGAGAATTTCTTACTCTTTTAGGTCCTAGTGGTTGTGGGAAAACAACTATTTTAAGACTTTTAGCTGGATTTGAGAATCCAAATAGTGGTGAAATTATTTTACAAGAAAAAAATATAAATAATATACCACCAGAAGAAAGAGAAATAAACACTGTATTTCAAAGTTATGCTCTTTTCCCACATATGACTATTTTTGACAATGTTGCTTTTGGATTAAAGATGAAAAAAACTCCAAAAGATGAAATAAAAAAAGAGGTAGAAAATGCCCTTACAATGGTTAAATTATCGAAACATTCTCATAAAAAACCACACGAATTAAGTGGAGGTCAACAACAACGAGTTGCAATTGCAAGAGCAGTTGTAAATAAACCTTTAATTTTATTATTAGATGAATCACTTAGTGCTCTTGATTATAAACTTAGAAAAGAGATGCAAATTGAACTTAAAATGCTACAAAGAAAACTTGGAATTACTTTTTTATTTGTAACTCATGATCAAGAAGAAGCTCTTTCTATGTCAGATAGAATTGTAGTTATGAATAAGGGAAAAATTGAACAAATAGGAACTCCAAAAGAGATATATGAAGACCCTAAAAATCTTTTTGTTGCGCAATTTATTGGTGAAGCAAATTGTTTTGAAACAAAAATAATAGAACAACAAGATGGTCTTATGAGTCTTCAATACTATGAAAAAATTTTTCATTTAAAATCAAAAAAGATTTTGACAAATTATTGTACGATACTTATAAGACCTGAAGATTTTAGAGTTGAAAAAAATCTTGAAGATGTTAAAACAAACAACTATTTTGTAGGAGAATTAGAAAATATTATTTACAAAGGTACAACTATCGACCTTTTGGTGAAACTTGAAGATGGAAAAGAAGTTATTGCAAGTGAATTTTACAATGAAGATAGTGATGCGTTAGGTTATGCAATTGGTTCAAAACTTTATTTGTATTGGGTTGATGGATGGGAGGTACTTTTAGGACATGAATAAACTATCTTTATTTTCTAAAATATCAATATTTTTTATTGTTTTTTGGCTTTTAGTTTTTGCATTATTTCCTAATTTACTTGTAATAGGAAGTAGTTTTTTAACAAAAGGTGAAAATGAATTTTTAATCTTTACTCCTAGTTTACAAAGTTATATAAAACTTTTTGATCCTATTTATTTATCTGTATTTTTGGATTCAATTTATTTAGCAGTTGGAACTACATTTTTTGCACTTATTTTAGCTTATCCTTTTGCATATATTATTGCAACTACAGCAAAAAAATATAAATTTTTACTTCTTTTACTTGTGATTATTCCTTTTTGGACAAGTTCACTTGTAAGAACTTACGCCCTAATTGCGATACTAAAAACAAAAGGTTTATTAAATGCTTTTTTATTAACTATTGGAATTATAAATGAACCTTTAGAGATTATGTATACCCAAACAGCCGTTTTTATAGGAATGGTGTATACCCTCCTTCCATTTATGATTTTACCTTTATATGTTTCAATTGAAAAAATTGATTTTAAACTAATTGAAGCAGCAAAAGATTTAGGAGCTTCAAAATATAATATTTTTAAAACAATAATTATTCCTTTATCACTTCCTGGAATTATTGCAGGTTGTACTTTAGTATTTTTACCCTCACTTGGAATGTTCTTTATTCCTGATATTTTAGGTGGAGCAAAAGAGTTGATTTTTGGAAGTTTTATAAGAAATCAATTTTTATTATTTAGAGATTGGCCTTTTGGTTCTGCTGCTAGTGTTGTTTTACTTTTAATGATGTTCATTTTATTGGCACTTTTAGCAAAATCACAAAAAACAACACCAAAGCCTTTTTATAAAGAATAACTTAAATTAAAGGAAAATTTTAAAAAGACAATAGTTTTTTAACAATGTATTTTTTAAGAACATTGCAAGTTTAAAAAACTTGCTGATGTTTGATTTTGGAAGCACTATTTTTATGCAATTATCTAGAATTTTGCTAGTAGTGTTTCTATGATCAAACAAGTTTAAATGTTTGGTTGGCAATTAGTATAGTGATAGCTTTTTTGAATGCTATCTTTAGATTTTAGTACTAACTTGTGATCTTTTATAATTTACTGTTTATGACTTAGAAAAAACACGAGCTGGATCATAAGGGGTGTTGTATCTAAAAATGGAATAGATAATAGTTGCTAGTTTTCTTGAAACAGCAATAAGTCCTTCTTGTTTAGATTTTCCTTGAGATTTTTTAGTATCATAATATTGCTTGAGCTCTTTATTGTGTATCATACAACTTACACTTGCCATATAAAGAGCATGTTTTGCTAGTGATGAACCTCTACGACTTAAATGACCTGTTGATTTAGAATTACCTGAACTATTTTCTGTTGGAAATAGTCCAAGATACCCTATAAATTTAATAGGTGTTGTAAATCTTGATAAATCACCACATTCACTAATAACTGCAGCAATAGTTTTAGATGAAACACCTGGAATAGTTTTTAAGTTCTCAATCAATGAATTAGTTGGAACATCTTTTTCTTCTTTAATACCATTGTTTTCAAGTAAAGCTAATATTTCATCTTCTAAAATAGATAACTCATCTTGATAGATTTTAAGAAGTCTAATAGAACTTTTAATAGCTATGGCTCTTGCATCTTTGGCTTTACCAGAATAGATAGAATTTTTTGCAAGTTCTAAAACTTTTAGGGCTTTTTCACTATTAAAGCTATTTCCTTGAATATGTCTAAATATCTTAAGTATTCTATCAACACTACTATGTTTATAATGATGTGCAGTTGGATATTTATCCAAAAGTGCAAGTCCTGTGATACTAAATATATCAATAAAATTTTCAAGTTCGGGAAATGTAACTGTTACTTGAGTAATAATTCGTTTTTTTACCTCTTTCATATCTGATTGAATAGAAGCACGATTACGATACAAAGTTCTTAAACTTTGATATTCATCATCAGTTACATAACCTGAACTAAATTTGCCATCTTTTAGGAAGAGTGCAATAATCCAAGAATCAATATTGTCATTTTTTACTTTTTTCATTGTGTGTTGTTCTCTATATCTGGTTGTTTGAAATGGATTTAATAGTTTAACATTAAACCCATGAGCATTTAAAAACTCTAAAAGATTTTCACCATAAATTCCAGTTGCTTCAAGACCAATTATAAAATCGTTTGGATTTGATGAGATAGCTTCAAGTTTAACAATAAACTTTGAAAATCCATCAATACAATTTGTAACCCTTATAGGTTTAGTAGTAATTTTTTTCTCACTATCATCAATGATAGTAACAACATGAAAATTTTTAGCAATATCAATTCCAACATAATACATCTTTTTATACCTCAGTTTATAATAATCTTTAGTTGTTCTAGCCTAAGCTAGATTCACAGCCTCGTTAATCTATAAGTAGTAAGTGCTATACAGCTACCTCTACAGCTTTTAATAAATGATTAACAACTAAAGATATCAACAGGCTTAAATGATGTAGTTTGGTTAGAAGAAATATTAATTTAATTCATCATTGCTACAAGGAGAAAAATGTTGTTATATCTAAAGTCATAGACTGTAAAAAGTAAAAGATTTGAAGTTAGTACTTCAATCTTAGAAGAATATATTTTTTAGTTAAAAACTAGATGATATATTCATAAAATTAATTATACGAGGAGAATAGATGAGAAAAGTTTATGCAAGTTTTATCTATTTTCTTTTATATTTACCAATTGGTGTTTTGATTATTTACTCTTTTAACTCTTCAAAATACAGTGTTGAATGGAAAGGTTTTACTTTAAAATGGTATGAAAGTTTATTAAATCAATCTGCACTTTTAGAAGCTGCTTGGCATTCTATAAGTGTAGCTTTTGTATCAGCAATAATAGCTACAATTTTAGGAACTTTAGGAGCACTGACACTATATAGATATGATTTTTTTGGTAAAAAATTTATGCAATCCTTAGTTTACGTTCTTATTATGTCACCTGAAATTGTAATGGGAATTTCACTTTTAATGCTATTTGTTTTTATTTCACTTCCTTTAGGATTTTTTACTCTTTTAATAGCTCATATTACATTTTGTCTTCCCTTTGTAATAGTTACTGTAATGGCTAGATTAAATGGTTTTGATAAAAATATTATTGAAGCTGCAAAAGATTTAGGAGCAAGTGAATTTACAACTTTTAAAACTATTATTTTGCCAAATGTAATCCCCGCAATTGTTTCAGGATTTTTATTAAGTTTAACTCTCTCTCTTGATGATGTTGTTATTAGCTTTTTTGTGACAGGTCCTGATTATGAGATTTTACCACTTAAAATTTACTCTATGGTGAGACTTGGAGTAAAACCTGAAATAAACGCACTTTGTACAATCATGTTTATTTTCACATTGATTATGATATTATTTTCACAAATTTTGATTAAGGAGAAAAAATGAAATCCATTTTTATGATTATTTCCCTTGTAATTTCCCTATTTGCAAGTGAAAAAGTTCTTTATGTTTATAACTGGTCTGAGTATATGCCTGAATCTGTTTTAGAAAACTTTACAAAAGAGACAGGAATCAAAGTAAAATATTCAACTTATGATTCAAATGAAGCAATGTATGCAAAAGTAAAAACTGCTGGAAACTCTGGTTATGATATTATCGTTCCATCTACTTATTTTGTAAATAAAATGAGTAAAGAAGGTTTATTAGAAAAAATTGATAAATCAAAACTTCCAAACTATAAAAATCTTGATTCAAAACTTTTATCAAAACCTTTTGATCCAAATAATAACTATTCTATTCCTTACTTATGGGGAAGTACAGGTATTAGTTATAATACTTCATTAGTAAAAGAAGATATTAATTCTTGGAAAAATCTATGGAATCCAGTATATAAAAATTCTATTTTATTAAATGATGATATGAGAGAAGTTTTTGGAATGGCACTTAAAGTTTTGGGATATTCAGCAAACTCAACAAATCCTAAAGAAATAGAAGAGGCTTTCAATAAACTAAAAGAACTTTTACCAAATGTAAAAATGTTTTATTCAGAATCTCAAAAACAAGTTTATCTAAATGAAGAGGTAAAATTAGGGATGAACTTCAATGGTGAAGGATTTATGGCAAATGAAGAGAATGAAAATATAAAATATATTTATCCAAAAGAAGGAGCACTTTTATGGATAGATTCATTGGTTATTCCAAAAGGTGCAAAAAATATTGATAATGCTCATATTTTTATAAACTATTTATTAAAACCTGAAGTATCTAAAATAATAAGTGAAGAGATAGGTTATCCTTCTCCAAATGCAAAAACTCTTGAACTTTTAGATGAGAAAACAAGAAACAATAGAATCATCTATCCAAATGAAGAAGATTTAAAAAACAGTGAATTTCAAACAGATGTTGGTGAAGTTTTACCTACATATGAAAAATACTGGGAAATGTTAAAAACTTCTAACTAAAAAGAAAAACTATCTTCAAATTATTTTGAAGATAGTTTTATCACAATTGTTTAATAAATCTTCTTTCTATCTCTTGTTCACTTAACTCTAAATTATCTTCATTTAGAAAACCATAAAAATAACTCTCATCATTTTTTTGAACTTCAATGATTAAAATATTATCTTCTTTATGATTTTCTAAAAATTTTTCTACTGCTTCAAATGCAGAATTTTTCCAATATTTTTCAATTTCATTATTATTTCCTGCATCATAAAATAAACAATCTTCACACATTGAAAATAGATAGTTTCCTGCTCCTTCATAAATTTCAAAAGAGTTATTATCATTATCTAATTTTTCATTTGTAAAAGGGCAATTTAAAGTAAATGTTCCCATACTTTTTGGTTTTATTACTATTTTATTCAAAACTCAATCCTTTTTTAGTGGAATTATACAACATCAATTGTTTATTTTAAAACCACTTTTATATCATCCATACTTTTAAAATCTATAAATTCATTTAATAGCGCAACAAGTTGTACAACTTCACTATTTTTCATTCTGATACAACCACTTGATTCATAACTTCCTATCGTTTTTTCATTAAGTGTTCCATGAATTCTAAAAGTCTCTTTTCCATCTACTTTGTGCGTTAAATTTATCTTAGCACTTCCCATATAATTTAGCTTATCTCCACCTTTCACAACTTTTGGTAAATCTATTCCTCGTTTTTTAAAACTTTGTATTGTATCAGCAGTTGGATACCAAACTGGATTTAATGTAATCGAAGTTATATTTCCAACACCTAAGGGTTTTTTTATATCTTTCTTTGCTGTTGAGACTTTATAAGTCTTCAAATTTTTAGTTTTATTATCATATTTTGCTTTTACATACATCAGATTTTTTGAAGAATCAACCTCAATAATCAAACTATCATAAGCTCCCATTTCAGATAAAAGATTATCAACTTTTCTAAAAGTAGATAATTTTGGAGTATATCTATCAAAAATTTTTGTTCCAATAGTTGAAAAATCTTTTAAAAATATTTCTTCATCAAAAGAGAGTTTTTTCAAACTTATTTGTTCTTTTAAATAATTTGAAGATTTTTCTAAAAACTCTTTTGTCTCTAAAATTGAATCTTTTTGATTAGTTGCACCATATAAATAAAGAGAAAAAATTAGAAAAAAGAAAAAAAACTTTTTTATCACTCTGTCGCCTCATGAATTGATTCTTTTACAGAATGATAAACATCACTTGAAGTATCTTTAGTTGCTTCCCAAGCTCTATTACTATCCTGTTTTATCCCAGTCCAAGTTGCACAACCTTGAAAAACAACTATAAGAATTGTTAATAATATAAATTTTATCATTACTTAACTCTCCTAAAAAATAAAATCATATTCATAGTTATACCATTTTTTAATATTAAAGAAAATTAAGAATTTTAGGCATTTCATTAATTAGTTTTTAGATACAATTGCCAAAAAAATTTAGGATTATTATGACTGAACAAATAGAAACATCTTTATGCCATATTTCTTCTTTTGCTCCTTTTGATGATATAAGTGGTGCTTCACATTTCCCAATCTATAACACTGGAACATTTGATTTAAAAAAACAAAAAGGTGATAAAATTTATGATTATACAAGAAGTGATAATCCAACAAGAGAAGTTTTAGAAAACTTATTTACTCATGTTGAAGGTGGAGCTGGATGCGTTTGCACACATACAGGGATTGCTTGTGTTTCACTTCTTTTTGAGACAGTTTTAAAAGCAAATTCTCAAATTTTAGTTGAGGCTGATTGTTATGGTGGAACTTTCAGACTTCTTAAAATTTTTAAAGAAAAATACAATATTCAAGTACATTTTGCAAATTTTTGCGATGTTGATATGATTGAACATATTTTAAAAACTCATGATATTGATTTAGTTTTATGTGAAAGTCCTACAAATCCAGGATTGAAAATCATTGATTTAGAAAAAATAGCTCAACTATCTCATAAATATAATGCTTTATTTGCGGTTGATAATTCTCTTGCAACTTTTATAAGTCAAAGACCTTTAGAGTTTGGAGCTGATTTTTCACTTTTTTCAACTACAAAATATATAAGTGGTCACGGTAGCGTTGTTGCTGGAGCGATTGTTGCAAAAACAAAAGAGTTAAGCCAACAAATTCATTATTATGCAAATGCCCATGGAAGAAGTCAAAATCCTATGGATGTATTTTTAATAACTCTTGGTATTCCAACTTTAAAAATAAGAATGAGAGAACATCAAGAAAACTCTATAATCATTGCAAAATTTTTAGAAAAACAAGATTATATAGTAAAAGTTACACACCCTGCACTTCCAAGCCATCCTCAATATGAACTTGCACGTAAACAAATGCAGTTTATTCCTGGAGTTTTTTGTGTAGATTTTTCAAGTGCTGAATTAGCTGAAAAATTCATAGAAAATACGAAAATTTTCGGTGAAAAATGTTCATTTGGAAGTCCAGATAGTAGAGTTGAAATTCCTGCAAAAATTTCACACGCAAGTTTTTCAAAAGAAGAATTAAAAGCTATTGGAATAAGTGATAGCACAGTTAGATTTTCTATTGGTTTAGAAAATGTTGAAGATTTAATAAAAGATATAGAACAAGCAGTAAAATAAAATGAATAACAAAACTTTCAATCACATCCCTTGTGGGCAAACTTTACCTTTAAACAATATTCATGCAGTTTCTGTGAGTATGCCAAGTTTACAAGATGTGATTGATTACGAAGAACAAACACCTGAGATTTTAGAAAAAATTACAACAGCATATCCAAGATTTATTATTCATCCTTATTTAAAACTTTTAGCAAATTATTTAAAAGAAAAATATGAAGTTTGTGATAATTATGAAATAATTCTTTTAAGTTCTCAAAAGGCTGTAAAAGCTGTGAGTTGCAGATATTTTATACATAATAAATTTGAGTTTGATGAACCTTTTGGAGTTATAAAAGTTTTAAAAGGACGACAATATCAAAAGGTTTTAAAATTTATTCAACATCTTGGATACAACTTATCTTCAAGATTAGCACAAGATTATTTATATAAAGTTGGAAGAATCCCAAAACTCCACGATGAAGAACTTGAAAACGAATCAAAAGCAAAAGAGATTTTAATTTCAACATTAGCAAAAGCATATAAACAACCTTCACAAAATGTCTGTTTAAATCCATCTGGAATGAATGCAATGTATTGTGTTTTAAAAGGAATCAAAAATATTCAAGCAAGAAATGGAAGAACAGTTTTAGTACAACTTGGTTGGCTTTATCTTGATACTATGAATATAGTAAATCACTATTTTGAAGAGAGTAAAATCTTTTATGATGTTACAAAATTAGATTTACTTGAAGAGTTTTTGAAAAAAGATGGATTAAAAGTTTCAGCAATAATAACAGAAATTCCTACAAATCCACTCGTACAAACAGTGGATTTAGAAAGACTAAAAAATCTTTGCAATACATACAATATTCCTTTGGTTATTGATTCAACTTTTGCAACTCCATATAATCTTGATTTAAACTCTTATGCTGATATTTATGTGGAATCTTTAACAAAGTTTGCATGTGGAAATGCAGATGTTTTAATGGGTGCAATTATCTTAAATCAAAATTCAAAAATTTCACATATCTCTTATGAGTTTTTCAAACATGCAGATGAACCATACATAAAAGATATTCAAAGAATGGCTTATCAAATAAAAGATTATGAAAAAAGAGTAAAAAAAATATCTTCAAATACAAAAAAACTTGTAAATTATTTACAAAAAGCTTCTTTTATAGATGAAGTTTTTTACTGTTTAAGTCCTGATTTTAGAGAAAATTATGAAAAACTAATGATAGATGAAAATTCACTTTGTGGGATTGTTTCTGTAACTTTTAAAAAAGATTTTAGAACTGTTTATGATAAGCTAAATTTTGCAAAAGGGCCAAGTTTAGGAACTGAATTTACACTTCTGATGCCTTATACTTATCTTGCTCATTATGATTTGATAGTTTCACAAAAAGGACAAAAACTTTTAAAACAAATTGGATTGCCAACTAATCTTTTAAGAATCTCTGTTGGAACTGAAAATATAGAAGATATTATAAATGAATTTGAAAAGATAAATGAAATCTAATTTCTTTATCTTTTAAAAAACTAGCTTATACCCTATTCCATACTCTGTTAAAAGATATTTTGGATTTGTTCCATTATCTCCAAGTTTTATTCTAATATTTTTAATATGATAATCCAAACTTCTATCACTTTGGATAATTGAAGATAAAAAATCCAATAATTTTTCCCTATGTACAGTTTGATTTTTATGTTTAATTAAAAAAGACAAAATTTCAAACTCAGTTTTTGTCAATTTTAAAGCTTCTTCATTAAATAAAATTACATTATCATTTATCTCAAATAATGCTTTTTTACTTGTATTTGATACAAAATTGGAACTATTTCTTAGTTGAACCCAAATTCTTGCTTCCAACTCTTCTGGATCGATTGGCTTAACCATATAATCACTTGCACCTAATTTAAAAGCTTGAAGTTTTGTATTTTTATC belongs to Arcobacter defluvii and includes:
- the potA gene encoding spermidine/putrescine ABC transporter ATP-binding protein PotA, which codes for MNKKLFTLKDLCKDYENTPILKNINLDIYEGEFLTLLGPSGCGKTTILRLLAGFENPNSGEIILQEKNINNIPPEEREINTVFQSYALFPHMTIFDNVAFGLKMKKTPKDEIKKEVENALTMVKLSKHSHKKPHELSGGQQQRVAIARAVVNKPLILLLDESLSALDYKLRKEMQIELKMLQRKLGITFLFVTHDQEEALSMSDRIVVMNKGKIEQIGTPKEIYEDPKNLFVAQFIGEANCFETKIIEQQDGLMSLQYYEKIFHLKSKKILTNYCTILIRPEDFRVEKNLEDVKTNNYFVGELENIIYKGTTIDLLVKLEDGKEVIASEFYNEDSDALGYAIGSKLYLYWVDGWEVLLGHE
- a CDS encoding ABC transporter permease subunit is translated as MNKLSLFSKISIFFIVFWLLVFALFPNLLVIGSSFLTKGENEFLIFTPSLQSYIKLFDPIYLSVFLDSIYLAVGTTFFALILAYPFAYIIATTAKKYKFLLLLLVIIPFWTSSLVRTYALIAILKTKGLLNAFLLTIGIINEPLEIMYTQTAVFIGMVYTLLPFMILPLYVSIEKIDFKLIEAAKDLGASKYNIFKTIIIPLSLPGIIAGCTLVFLPSLGMFFIPDILGGAKELIFGSFIRNQFLLFRDWPFGSAASVVLLLMMFILLALLAKSQKTTPKPFYKE
- a CDS encoding IS110 family transposase, yielding MYYVGIDIAKNFHVVTIIDDSEKKITTKPIRVTNCIDGFSKFIVKLEAISSNPNDFIIGLEATGIYGENLLEFLNAHGFNVKLLNPFQTTRYREQHTMKKVKNDNIDSWIIALFLKDGKFSSGYVTDDEYQSLRTLYRNRASIQSDMKEVKKRIITQVTVTFPELENFIDIFSITGLALLDKYPTAHHYKHSSVDRILKIFRHIQGNSFNSEKALKVLELAKNSIYSGKAKDARAIAIKSSIRLLKIYQDELSILEDEILALLENNGIKEEKDVPTNSLIENLKTIPGVSSKTIAAVISECGDLSRFTTPIKFIGYLGLFPTENSSGNSKSTGHLSRRGSSLAKHALYMASVSCMIHNKELKQYYDTKKSQGKSKQEGLIAVSRKLATIIYSIFRYNTPYDPARVFSKS
- the potC gene encoding spermidine/putrescine ABC transporter permease PotC codes for the protein MRKVYASFIYFLLYLPIGVLIIYSFNSSKYSVEWKGFTLKWYESLLNQSALLEAAWHSISVAFVSAIIATILGTLGALTLYRYDFFGKKFMQSLVYVLIMSPEIVMGISLLMLFVFISLPLGFFTLLIAHITFCLPFVIVTVMARLNGFDKNIIEAAKDLGASEFTTFKTIILPNVIPAIVSGFLLSLTLSLDDVVISFFVTGPDYEILPLKIYSMVRLGVKPEINALCTIMFIFTLIMILFSQILIKEKK
- a CDS encoding ABC transporter substrate-binding protein, translated to MKSIFMIISLVISLFASEKVLYVYNWSEYMPESVLENFTKETGIKVKYSTYDSNEAMYAKVKTAGNSGYDIIVPSTYFVNKMSKEGLLEKIDKSKLPNYKNLDSKLLSKPFDPNNNYSIPYLWGSTGISYNTSLVKEDINSWKNLWNPVYKNSILLNDDMREVFGMALKVLGYSANSTNPKEIEEAFNKLKELLPNVKMFYSESQKQVYLNEEVKLGMNFNGEGFMANEENENIKYIYPKEGALLWIDSLVIPKGAKNIDNAHIFINYLLKPEVSKIISEEIGYPSPNAKTLELLDEKTRNNRIIYPNEEDLKNSEFQTDVGEVLPTYEKYWEMLKTSN
- a CDS encoding L,D-transpeptidase, whose protein sequence is MIKKFFFFFLIFSLYLYGATNQKDSILETKEFLEKSSNYLKEQISLKKLSFDEEIFLKDFSTIGTKIFDRYTPKLSTFRKVDNLLSEMGAYDSLIIEVDSSKNLMYVKAKYDNKTKNLKTYKVSTAKKDIKKPLGVGNITSITLNPVWYPTADTIQSFKKRGIDLPKVVKGGDKLNYMGSAKINLTHKVDGKETFRIHGTLNEKTIGSYESSGCIRMKNSEVVQLVALLNEFIDFKSMDDIKVVLK
- a CDS encoding trans-sulfuration enzyme family protein; this translates as MTEQIETSLCHISSFAPFDDISGASHFPIYNTGTFDLKKQKGDKIYDYTRSDNPTREVLENLFTHVEGGAGCVCTHTGIACVSLLFETVLKANSQILVEADCYGGTFRLLKIFKEKYNIQVHFANFCDVDMIEHILKTHDIDLVLCESPTNPGLKIIDLEKIAQLSHKYNALFAVDNSLATFISQRPLEFGADFSLFSTTKYISGHGSVVAGAIVAKTKELSQQIHYYANAHGRSQNPMDVFLITLGIPTLKIRMREHQENSIIIAKFLEKQDYIVKVTHPALPSHPQYELARKQMQFIPGVFCVDFSSAELAEKFIENTKIFGEKCSFGSPDSRVEIPAKISHASFSKEELKAIGISDSTVRFSIGLENVEDLIKDIEQAVK
- a CDS encoding PLP-dependent transferase, with amino-acid sequence MNNKTFNHIPCGQTLPLNNIHAVSVSMPSLQDVIDYEEQTPEILEKITTAYPRFIIHPYLKLLANYLKEKYEVCDNYEIILLSSQKAVKAVSCRYFIHNKFEFDEPFGVIKVLKGRQYQKVLKFIQHLGYNLSSRLAQDYLYKVGRIPKLHDEELENESKAKEILISTLAKAYKQPSQNVCLNPSGMNAMYCVLKGIKNIQARNGRTVLVQLGWLYLDTMNIVNHYFEESKIFYDVTKLDLLEEFLKKDGLKVSAIITEIPTNPLVQTVDLERLKNLCNTYNIPLVIDSTFATPYNLDLNSYADIYVESLTKFACGNADVLMGAIILNQNSKISHISYEFFKHADEPYIKDIQRMAYQIKDYEKRVKKISSNTKKLVNYLQKASFIDEVFYCLSPDFRENYEKLMIDENSLCGIVSVTFKKDFRTVYDKLNFAKGPSLGTEFTLLMPYTYLAHYDLIVSQKGQKLLKQIGLPTNLLRISVGTENIEDIINEFEKINEI
- a CDS encoding response regulator transcription factor, whose translation is MEYKILLVEDDDNSALLISDFLQEYDFNVDIVNTVTDAVSNISFNKYSIVLLDINLPDFNGFEVLKFVNKNKINIPILVLSAYSDKNTKLQAFKLGASDYMVKPIDPEELEARIWVQLRNSSNFVSNTSKKALFEINDNVILFNEEALKLTKTEFEILSFLIKHKNQTVHREKLLDFLSSIIQSDRSLDYHIKNIRIKLGDNGTNPKYLLTEYGIGYKLVF